Below is a genomic region from Candidatus Jidaibacter acanthamoeba.
TGTCCGGGATCCTTAAATTTCCTCATTTGACGCTCTCTCTGCCTAGTAGGTTGATGAGAGTTTTCTATTAGGTTATTTAATCGCTTATGCTTCCTGTGCTCACTAGATTTAAGTATTGATTTCTTTGCCGATCCGTAACTTCTTAATTTATCAGTTACTATTATTTTTGGTATAAAATTATGCCTCTTCAGTAGCTTTTTAAAAAACCTAAGCGCAGCTTTAGTATTCCTTCTCTTCTGCAATAAAATATCTAACTCTTGCCCCTGATTGTCTATTGCTCGCCATAACCAAAAAACCTCTCTTCTTATTACTACTCTCATTTCATCCAAATGCCACTTATCACCAGGA
It encodes:
- a CDS encoding IS6 family transposase, yielding MLVMLYHRYSLSLRDISEILLYRNIEVSHESIREWNKKFGSIIANNIGKKRSYIPGDKWHLDEMRVVIRREVFWLWRAIDNQGQELDILLQKRRNTKAALRFFKKLLKRHNFIPKIIVTDKLRSYGSAKKSILKSSEHRKHKRLNNLIENSHQPTRQRERQMRKFKDPGHTQRFLSSCSQFLNLLKVNRYKFKASEYKNKMRLAFELFNEAASQHYYA